The following nucleotide sequence is from uncultured Flavobacterium sp..
AAGATATCGATTCATTAATGGATCGTACTAAAAATCGTCCCGTTCCTTCAGGACGTATGTCTCCAAATATGGCTTTGTTTGTGGCAAGTTTGCTTACTATAATAGGTATAGCCCTGTTGTATACAATCAATGCAAAGTCGGCTATGTTTGCTGCGATTTCGATATTCTTATATACAAGTATATATACACCTTTAAAAACAGTAACTCCATTATCGGTTTTTGTGGGTGCATTTCCTGGTGCAATTCCGTTTATGTTAGGCTGGGTTGCGGCAAGAGGAGAATTTGGTATTGAAGCCGGAACTTTGTTTTTGATTCAGTTTTTCTGGCAATTTCCACATTTTTGGGCAATTGGCTGGTTTTTATACGAAGATTATGAAAAGGCTGGAATCTTTATGCTTCCTACAGGAAAAAAGGATAAAGGAACCGCTTTGCAGATTATTTTATATACAGTTTGGTTAATTATAGCGTCATTATTGCCGGTTTTAGGGTATACAGGACAATTGTTTATTACGCCAATTGCTGCAGTTTTGGTCTTTTTGTTAGGACTTTGGATGTTGTTTTATGCGGTACGTTTGTATCAGTTGCGAACTCCAAAAGCGGCAAGAACATTAATGCTGGTAAGCGTTTCGTATATATCATTACTGCAAATAGTATTTATAGTAGATAAATTTTTAAGATAGTTATGGAAATGACATTAACAACAGGGGAGGAACAATTAAGAAAATCAAAATCGGCAAAACTGATTTTGTTATTCGCAATGGTAAGTATGACCATGATGTTTGCAGGACTTACAAGTGCATTTGTAGTAAGTAAATCAAGAGCAGACTGGTTGAAGAATTTTGAATTACCATCAGCTTTTTTTTATAGTACAGCAGTAATTATAGGATGTAGTGTTACTTTTTATCTGGCTAAAAAAGCAATTCAAAAAGATAATAGAAGCGCAACAACGGCATTGCTTTTAGGAACATTGGCTTTAGGGATTTTATTTGTGGTTTTGCAATTTGTAGGTTTTGGACAAATCGTAAAAAGCGGATATTATTTTACTGGAGAGGGTAGCTCAATTACTACAACTTTTTTATATGTAGTAACCGTAACACACTTGTTGCACTTGGCTGGAGGATTAATTTCACTTTTAATTATAATTTATAATCATTTTAAACAAAAATACAATTCGACTCAAACTCTTGGTATAGAACTAGGTGCGATGTATTGGCACTTTTTGGATTTATTATGGGTATATTTATTTTTATTTTTATATTTCTTTAAATAAGAAAAAAACGTAAATTTGGGAACTTTTTAACGAAT
It contains:
- the cyoE gene encoding heme o synthase translates to MNATKNTFSIKSIFNDFKEITKAGLAISVLFSSIAGYLLGVNAAHPFKWSVLVVLMIGGYCMVGASNAFNQVIEKDIDSLMDRTKNRPVPSGRMSPNMALFVASLLTIIGIALLYTINAKSAMFAAISIFLYTSIYTPLKTVTPLSVFVGAFPGAIPFMLGWVAARGEFGIEAGTLFLIQFFWQFPHFWAIGWFLYEDYEKAGIFMLPTGKKDKGTALQIILYTVWLIIASLLPVLGYTGQLFITPIAAVLVFLLGLWMLFYAVRLYQLRTPKAARTLMLVSVSYISLLQIVFIVDKFLR
- a CDS encoding cytochrome c oxidase subunit 3; amino-acid sequence: MEMTLTTGEEQLRKSKSAKLILLFAMVSMTMMFAGLTSAFVVSKSRADWLKNFELPSAFFYSTAVIIGCSVTFYLAKKAIQKDNRSATTALLLGTLALGILFVVLQFVGFGQIVKSGYYFTGEGSSITTTFLYVVTVTHLLHLAGGLISLLIIIYNHFKQKYNSTQTLGIELGAMYWHFLDLLWVYLFLFLYFFK